ATGGCGCTGGCGGAGGGATTGGCCTTCACTGGGAGGCTGCCTATACTTGGTTTACCATGAACATGACGATGAGCTGGGCCGGGGTTGCTCGAATCGGCGGAGTCGAGGAACGGGGCATCCTCGCGGTCCTCGCGGTCGAGAGGCTCATGACGTATAGAGGCCATCTTGGCCAGTCATACCGTCAAGTGAGGGTATATATAAAAGAATGTAGTCTGATCGAAAGGGTATTAATGAGGGGCAGTATCAGATCATTGTCAGAATAGAGTTAGAAAAGAGTGTGAGAAATGCTGTCTTACGTGCCTGGAGGACAAGTTGCCAATCGTCGCAAGCCAATCCGGCACGAGGTCTTGGCGGGTGTTATTCTCTCGTCCAGGGGTTAGTGGGTTGCTAGTGGGTGTCCACTTGTGCTATTCTTATTCATTGCTTTGCATATCAAATTCTTAGCATGTTTTTGATAGATTGTTCAGAGAATACGGACTACTCCTCCACTGTACTGATACCATATATACCCCTACTtgtgcaaaaaaaaaaccaccccTTTCTTAATTACAGTCATATCCTGCCTCTTCAAATAAGCTTCCCCGAACTTGTACTACTGCCGACAGCTCTAGGATAAATTCATAAAGAATCACCACATTAGTCAGTACATGACCGAGAGTTGCGACTGGGGCATCCTTGGTATCTTCTGAGCCCGAGGCTCCATCTTCGGTAGACGGAGATTGCGGATCCGCGGGAGTAGGCGGAAACGGCGTGGCAAGGCGCTGTCGGAGAGCCTCAGCGGCCACGGCTCGGGCGTTGGAGGATCCGCGCGATTCAGAAGGAACAGAAGACCCATCCCGGTCCCGACTGGAAAATATGGGCGCCGAATTGACCGAGTACGAAGACCGGCCACGGGAAGCTAGGGTAGAGGCATCCGGTGAACCCGGGTTCGACGGGTGCGAGCGATTTGTTGAGGATGTTGGATGCTCCGAGGGCTCTCGTGATCGGACCGGCGTCTGTGGACGATCGTCCTGGTGCAAGAGTTCTCGTCGGGCAGCTACCAGTACATTAAAATCGGGGAGTTCTCGTTGCCATTGTTGAGCCTGGTCCACGAGTTGTTGGAGAGCTAAAATCAATGTCGGAGCAGCTGTTGCGGGCCAATTTGGTGCTTGGTAGGCCCGACGAACGTAGTCAAATCCGTTGTCGCTTTTGTCCGAGGACGGGGCCTCGTAATGGTTGGGATCAACCAACACCCACCCGTCCAAGGAGAAGAGATGTGAGGATGCCAGGCTCATAAACACACCTGTTAATGCTAGATTGACAATGACGCTGTTGGTAAAGAAAGATTCAAGGCACACGAAAAGAGCCTGCACTATGGGATCGTCTTGCTGGAGTTGCAATGGTAACGGTAGCGTCACCTCGTCTTCCTCCATTGAAGAAACGGGCAGACATAGGCGGGATTCAAGCACACATGTCGCATCTGCAACATAGTTGTCATACGACTCATTCAGCGTAGGATCTTCGACGAGGGACGTTCCCATGACCAAAAGTTGCTCTAGCTCGGCATTCAAAGCGCCAACGGGGCGCTGATTTGCAGGCTGTGTAGGAATGGTGTGGATCAGCGCTCGTGCAAACAGATGGTGTCTCTGAAGCACAGTATTTAAAAGGCGTAGCGTAGCTAACACCGTCTGGGAGTTTGATGAATGAAGTCCCAGTAAGGCCAGGTCACGAAGATTGAACAGTGACGGAGATGGTTGAGCCGCTTCAGAGGCCAAAGCAGCTAGCACATCGAGGGACTTCCGTCGGCTTGCAGACATGTCCATTTGCTCCTCGGGTTGAGGGGAAGATGCTAGCAAGAAATGTAGAATTCGATGAACCAATTCACCTTGATCGATTGACTCAAGAATGCGGCACATGTAGGTCAGCACTGCTGCCGTCGAGCCACCAGCTACATCTGATGATTCTAACAAAGAGGGATACCTTTAGAAGTCAGCGGTGAGTCTATTGCAGAGGGACGAGTGCATACTCACAAAAGTTGCTCTAAAAACAGCACCTGGAAATGGTCTAGTAAGGTGTCGTTCACTTCGGCAGATTTGCAATGGTCGATTGTATCCTGCCAAAACAACAGATAGGACATAAAAGCATCCATGGTTTGACCGAGTGTTGGCTGCAAAGCGGTCTCTTCTTTGGCATGATCAGATAAAACAACAATGTGGGGGAGATTATCGTCCTCGGCGGTGGAAGCAAACGACAAACTTTGTTCGATTAGTATACAGTGTCCCACAATAATCAAAGAACAAAACATACTGTCCCAGCTGGCTGTAAAGTGCGCCCAGTCCAGTGGCCATGAGCGTAGCTAGGTCGCTCTCGATCAACCATTTCTCCAAGTTTTTGGACCGAGATGCGGTTTCAATGAGGTAGAGCAACCCCGTTCGAGCAAAGTCGCCAGCACGTCCTTCGTGGTGAACATAGTCCACTAGCAGATAGAACAGAGGAAACTCGTCCTTCCGCGTCGCCCCTGCAAACTCCGTCCCACTCAGGGCTTGGGAGTCGTTGTCCTGGGCGACAGGTGATACCCGAGGCACAAACCACGCAGGCAAGATATCAGGCTGCAGACGAATGTTGTTGGCAATACCAAATAGCAGTTCAACCAGTCGGCCCTCGATCTCATCCGATGTCTTCTCGGCACGGCGGACAAGATCCACCATCGCGCGGGCGAACAATCGGTTGTCTACAACCCCATCCACCTCCGCATCGATCAGCGTGTCGAAGAATACCGTGGCTGATCGGACGACTCCTTCATCGTGGAAGGAGAGGGCGAGCTTCGTCACTGTCACAAAGACCTGGGAAGATGCTGCATAGGCGACACAGGGATGTGGTGCGGGCCCGCGGGCTTCCTCGCTTAGAATCGAGTTGAGTCGTTCAACGTACATTCGCGTGTGCGTAACCGATTGTTCGCCAGATGGATTGTTTGTTGAGCGCCATATTTGCTATTAATTGGTTTAGTTGGTAGCCTTCTGGAAGCGGACATGGTTGGTACCTGGAGGGCATTGCAGGCACGTTTAAAGGCAGTCAGCCGTTCCGTGGGCGAGGTGGCCTTAGAGGATTTTTTGGGCACCGCGCGCGAGCCGCCGATAAGACGAGACCACTAGTTCTATCAGTAAAGATTCATAGAGAAGTGAAGGGCACGTACAAAGTCCATTCTGTGAAAGCAGCATGATCTCACAGAGTGAAGGTGACGAGTGGTCGAGGATGAGTGGAGACGATGTTTATCGCGCGGATCGCCGTTAACAGCTACAGACCATCAACTTCCAAGCTTACATCTATGCTACATACACATTCGTGATTTGTACAGTTACAGTCATGCACATTCAAGTCCCAGTAAAGAAATATGCCAATCCAAGTCCTGTTTATTAGATAAAAAGACTGTGCGCGGATGGGGGCTCAAGTCATTCGAGCCCAAAAAACCCCAATATATTCACAGATAATGCGCTCCAAGATTTGCCTTCCCACTATTTAAACGCCTAAAATAAAAAACGAAACCCCTCCATGGATTCATGCGCCTAGTACCGATCCCCATGTAGCCGTCATCAAATCATTTATGGGTCAGCCTCAATCACTCTCATCCTTTGGTCGCCGCCCGCCACGCTTACGGCGGCCCTCATTTTGATCGCTCCCGTCGTCTTCGTGTTTCCGGCTAGCGGGTTGGTCAGGGACCTTAGCGATTATGTCGGCCAGAAAGTCAAGCACTTCATCCTTGGCGACGGCCTGTTTGAGATGCGAAGCTGTGACGCGCTTTGAGTTGCGatcttttgcttcttgtgCCGCCTTGGTGACGAGAGAGATCATGAAGAGCTCAAGAGCCTTGGCTGCAAGAAAGTATCTAGTCAGTATCTCTTGTAAAGCATAGGGAGTACGCGCGAAAAGAGGCGCAAAGGGTGTACTTACACACAGCAATTGGCGTCACTTGAGCAACCTTGCCAACATCCTCATCGGCCTGCATGATGCGCTTGATGCGCGCCACCGGAAACTTGGTCTTTACTTCAATCCCCGCAGTTGGAGGCGCCGGTGGAATCTCTTCCTCCATCTCCGGCGCAACGGCGGGGACTGGCGCCATTGCGATCGGCTCTGGGATTGGTTGGAAAACTTCGGGCATGGGTTGAATTGCTTCAGGCATAGGTTCGGGGGTGGGGGCGTGATCGGACTGAGCAAGACGACTTGAACGACGGGCCATGTCCGAGTCTGGCTGATGTGGCGGAACGTACTGCTGAGACACGCGACTTGGATTTGGGCGTTGATACGGTTGGTACGAGTTTAAAAAAGGCGATGGGCAGGATGTAATTGGACTCGCAAGCGTGTGTTGTTGAGGAGGAAAAGATAGATCAGGAGAGCGAGGCCGATATTTGTCCTCTGTCATGgtcaaaaagaaaaattaaaaaaattaaaaagaAATTATAGTGGAATCGCGAAAACGCAGGTGGTCCAAGCTCCCTGGAGAGGAGAATCCAACGATCCGACTCGGGTGCCGCTGTCCTTTTTAAATTCCGttgtggttttttttttttttttttgaatgtCTTTACCGGAATTTACTGTTTTGGCCTGTTTTGGCCTGTTTTGGTCTGTTTTGGTCTGTTTTTTTGGGACGAAAATCAACATTTTTGGCcctcttgatcttctcctctttgTTACATCTCACTCTTCACTTTTTCAACTTTTGATTTTCAAATCTTTCTATTTTCAAGATGACTCCCTGATTTAGCTGATCTTCTCCCCTGTCTGCTCTTTGTCAAACATACTCAACTTCTCAACATATTACATTGTTCGTACATCGTAGGTGACCTCTCCTTTCTTACCCCTTGGGCATCCGTAGAATTCCAAATACCCGATGACGATAAATCCCAAAACGCCGAGTTGAAACAGATGAAACCATCAGAGTATCGCTGTTCTTCTGTGAACGCCCGAAATAACTTGATCTAATCTGAGGGTCTCATCatatctacaacatatacaaTGCACCTTGTTTGAATGCTCCACGTCATCTCTTAGTACCCGTTGTCTCTTACTTCGCTCTGACATGTAACTTCGGCGAAATAGTTTTTCCGACCAATTTCAAGCATCAACCTCTACACTTCTTGCCGGACATCAAAGCCATGTCACTGAAGCTCTCTGTCTAATCAGGGTCATCTAAAATCTCCAGCCATCTCCAGCCATGGCGGTGGCGGATGTGTCCGGTCTCATGGACATTGccaggtacggagtacttgcATGCTAATCAAAATTCGTCATGATGCTAATGATTCTGCAGTACCCTGGTCCAAGAGGAGATCCCGTTCAAGCTACGATGCGCCATCTGCAATAAGCTGGCGGTAAATGCATTTCGTCTCCCCTGCTGCGACCAGTCTATCTGTGAGACCTGTATGTCGGAACCAATATTTCTTACCTGTCGCAAACAGTAGCTAATCGGATCTCTGTTTTAGGCCAAGCTTCCCTCTCCGACACATGTCCCGTCTGCACACATACCCCCGTCTCTCCGGATCTCTGCAAACCAAACAAGGCTCTGCGGACCACTCTCAAGGCTTTCCTGCGcaccaaagagaagaagcggGAAAAGGACCGTCAATCTGTGGCGCCTTTAACGCCATCCAATGTCACGCCCGCAGACAAAAACATACCTGCCGAGGATATTACTCCTGATCAAAATGGAGCTAAGTCAGTGGCCGCTGTGTATATCAAGGCACCAGTCTCGCCGCACCCCACAGAACATACAGAATCAAAGCCTCAAGAGCCTGGACCAGACACACCAGCCCCGGAAACAGCTGGAGAAAGCATTCCACAGCGAAGTGTCCCAGATTCGGTAAATCAGCTAGCTCAGGTAATGTTCTACTGCTATCAATCTCGAGTTTTACAAACTGACCTTTTTGTGTAGCCCGAGGCAACTGGTGATCAACTCAACGGCACCGAAGCGGCCCTTGAGTCTACGACTGAAGATGCTGCAGTCAACGAAACTCCACTAAATGGAGAACCTGTTCCCCCTCCCGAGGGGACTCCTGGGGATTCTGTTACCACCTCGATGACCTCAAACATGGCCGGAAACTTCCCCGCGATGGGCTGGAACGGAATCGGTATGAATCCTTTCATGGCCGGCATGTTCAATTACCCGAACACGATGGGTAAGTTTACTATTACCACACTTTTCCTTTTTGACCTCGCTAATCTATCTCCACAGGCATGCCCATGGGGATGGACCCGATGGCAAGTCAGGGGATGTACGGAATGAACATGACTGGCATGGGCATGAATACTGGGATGAATTACAACGGGGGCATGTATGGATCGTTAGGATGGGACGCATCCCAACAGAACAACAATATGTGGCAAGGCGGCCAAAATAAATTCAATCCAAATGCTTTCGCAAATGGCACGGGTCCTCCTTATGGAGGAGCATTTGGCGGGTCTAATATGTCTGCTTACCCTTCTCATTCAGACTATCAGTCCGGCTACTATGGCGGTTATGGTCGTGGTGGGTATCGAGGTCGCGGCCGTGGCCAGTTTCATGGCTCTGGTCGAGGTGGCTTTGGACCCATGCAAGGTCATTTCCGCCAGGGTTCCAACTCAGGCTACCCCAACCAGAACCAAAGCATTGCTAATGGTCTCACCGGTACTCAAATGGATGCTCAAGGTAATGTCCAAACAATTGAGATTGCTCCAGAATCAGGTGAAACTGGACCCGATGTGCCGGGTAATCCAGATGATATCCCAACAGGGACCACAGACCAACCCCAAGGAATTCCCACAATTGACAGTCTTGATAATTCTGTACCAACCGGACCTGGGTACGGTCAAATGAGTAATGGTTATGGCCAATACAGGTATAGCCGATATGGACAAGAACGCGGGCCAGGCGTTGAAGGCGCCCCAGCTGCTCCACGTGCCATGAGGCAGGGGCTACCCAACACCAGTGTGTTGCGACAACGTGGCTTCCAGATTCAGGGTCGAGCCAGTATCTCTTGGTGAgatcttcctcttttgtCGTTGTTTTTCTCTTCGCAATCTCAATCTAACAGCCATTAGTGAACCCACTGAGGACAATCGCCCAAGGGCCGCATCCAACGCTCCGTCTCAACGTGGGCAGTCTCGATCTCAATCTCCCACGCAGAATCCAGTTTCTCGTCCCCGTTCGCCATCTGTTAATGGTACTGAAGATGACCGTGTCAGTCGGCATGGTGCAGAAACTAAACGCCTAGATCGGGTTGATGAGCTACAATCCAACGCCCGTCAATCTCGTTCTCCATCCCACACTTCCTCTCGTCCGTCCTCGCGACGCCGACATCACGACAGTGATCGGGAGCGAGATCGAAGAACTAACCACCGGTCACAACGCACCCGTCGTCACCGCAGCCGTAGCCGCAGCTCCAGTCGAAACGGCGATTTCCGTCCCTCTGGTCGTCTAGAAAAGACTGCAGAGAAAGAGGGATCAAATGGCAGGACCAAAGCGTCCTCCGAAGCCCCAGAGTCACGCGATCTAGCAAGCCAAATCAGCAGCACCTATCACTCCACCAAGGATAGAGGAAGTCGGCGCGAAGACGACAGATCACGAGAACAAGACCGAGATCTCCGACGCCGAGATCGTGACCGAGACCGCGACCGTCGTGGCAGAGACCGGGATTCCGATCGCGAACGTCGCCGTGATAGCGACCGCGACAAAGATAGGACTTCAGAGCGCGACCGCGATCGACCAAGGGAGCGAGATCGTGGTCGTGATCGTGACCGCGATCGCAAGCGTTCTCGCCGCGATCGATCCCCGTCTGTCACCGGCGTCGACCATCCCCAAGCCCGTCGTGTGAAACGTGGGGATGAAGACCGTAGCAGGGACACAAATGGAGACTCAACAAAAAGGGCCGAGCCCGATAAAGATCCTTACACCCTCGAGCGTGAAGCACGCAATAAGGAGCGCCTCGAGCGTGAGCAGCAGCACCGTGAAAAGGCCAAGTCTGGCCGCCGCCGTGATGGCCGGCAGGACCGTGTGGTGGCGGGCCGTCGCATCAACTACAAGTATGAAGATGAACTCTGAGCTTGGAGTTTggtttctttcctttccGTACAAAATCATGGGACACGGCGTAAAGGGTTGCTTTTCCACTTTTTTTGCATGTTGTTATTTTCCTTGAGCTGAGCCTGCTCAACAGTAGATATGGGATTTGTGTAGGCTATCTGAAATGACTCCTTGTGGATAGAGACGGAACTTCAAGTGATGAGAATGAAAATTCTGTTCTTACCCTATTTCTCGCAGCGACAATCCCTTGCTTaatagagaaaaaaaaaaacgaaactTGACAATAGTCGCCAACATAGTCTGGTCATTATATATCGAGGTGTGATGGGTGGCTCACTCTCAAATCATCAAATTTGAATCGAACCGAGTACGATTGGTTGGCGGCACCAGCACATCGAACAACGCAGTCCTTGAATACACTATCGACTTATCGCCAGTGATTTGTCCCATGCCACAAAGGCCACCATTGAGGAGCGAGGATGGCAGGTGAAGGATTTCTCACAGCTATGGAGATGTGTTTAAATCCAGATTTGAGCCAAAGGTTACTCGAGTATTGATATATTTAATTCCAATATCTACTTGCTTGTATGGAGCTTGCGAGGACACATCCTGTTTCAACTAACTATGCCAGATGTTGATCGTATGTGTGATGTAGCAAGCCACCTGTATGATTACCATATGTTCGTTGCAAACACATTGTTCTATTGATGGCATCTTGTTGTATTCAATTGAGTACAGTGTCTTTCCTTGTCAGTGAGTCTTTTTGCTCGGCGTGTTTTGATGGTTCATGCGCCGCCGTGGGCGAGTAGCTTATGGTCAAAACCGACCTGTCCTCTCGCCATGAAATGAACATAGTATCCGTATTTTGGATTTTAATGGGCAAATGTATTGACAATCCCGCtaaaaagaaacaaaaaaaaacctatCCACACACTGCACCGCCTCATATACGTCAAACACCGTATGATTCCAATCCGGAGCATGGTCTCCCAACAATGAATGTACCTAGATAATATTTGACCAACCTAGCAGTCTCCCAGAGACTGAAATTAGGACCCAATTGTTTAGTTCAGCTTGCTCTTCAACGCCTCAATCTCGGCAGTAAGTGTTTGCATTTGCTGTGCCTGAGATGCAATCGTCTTTGTCTGTTCAACAATCAACTTCTTAATCTCTTCAATGTCGTTCTTATGGATGAAAGTGGCGGGCGAAGGGGTCTCGCTAGCGTGTGATAGAACAGTAGAAGACTAGGAAAATTAGCAGCTGATACAATCTGACAAAGGGTATTGGAGGGTGGGAAACTTACGACTAAGGTAGATTCCGGCTTTGTCTCAGTTTGCTTTgtctcggcttccttgggcCTCAACGGGCTGCTGACGCGGGGCGAAGCAGACTCGGCAGCGACAGGGCGACTAGGACGCTCAAGCGACTTGGAAACTTCCTCAAAGCTGGagtcgtcgtcgtcgtcagAGACGGTAGTCTCATCTTCACCATCGGCAAACTTGTTCACCATGGCGGCCATTGAAGCACCTTGTTCCTTCATCGATGGGGCCGGGCGCGCGACAGGAGTAGGTTCAGAAACAATCTCGGCGGCAATCTTTGAGGAAGCAGGCCCAGGGGTCTTGGGGGTCTCAGCGGCTTTAAGTGCCTCGGCAGGCTTGGGCGCAGGAGCATCCATAGAGCCAGTCAGCTTTTCCTCCACTCCTGACACCTCCTTGATGCCCTCGCCATCAAATAGGCTGGCCATGGAGATCTTTGGAGGAAGTGCCTCCTTGCCACCCAGCCATTCGGACGAAGACATGGCGGCGGCCAATCCAGTCGCGGGCGGGTAGATGTCGTCCTGGAAGTTCTCGGACCGGCGGGGCACGATGAATGAGACGGGTTCGATGTATTGGTCACTGACGGTCTTGTAGGCGCGAGCGACTTCGTTCTCATGCATGTTCACGCCACGCTTAGGCATGAAAGCAACTCCTCGCTGGGGGTCGGCAGACTTGTGCTCAGAAAGGAACTCGAACTTGTCGTTCTCAAGCTCAAAGTATCGGATGTTGCCGTCACTGCTGGTTATCAGAAATTGCGAACGCGCAAGGGTTCAATCATAGGCACTCACCCTCGTCCAGCCAAGTACAGCATGTTAGTTCCATCATCCCAGAAAGGCATGCAAACGCCAGAAATGGAATCCAAGGTCTTGAAACCGTCGATGGGTTCCCGGACGGCACGGATATCCCAGAGCGCCAGCTGGCGGTCGCTCATCTTGGAGAAACCGGTAGTCGCAATGCGATCGCGCTCTCCCAGCCATACAGCACGGCTGTTCTTGGCACCAGTATGGCCATTCGTCTCGTGAGCCGGACGTTCCTGTCGCACATCCCAGATGCGGAGCTTCTTGTCACGCGAGGTAGTGACCAACAAAGAGCCGTTGGCACTCCACGACTGGGACTGTACAATATCACCAATATTCAGCGTGAGTTTCGGTGCGCCGGCTTCAATATCCCAGATCTTCACGGTATAGTCGCCCGAGGCCGTGGCCAGCACGTTTTCTGCCGCGGGGTTGAAGAGCACGTGGCCAATCTTCCTGCAGGGAGGGGTAAGCATGAGGTGATAATGGGGTTGGCCAAAGACTTGTACTTAGGATGACCACTCAATTTGCCAATAGGCGCGAGATCCTTGATGTCGTCGGCGTCGACCTCAGGTCGAACGGTGAAGTTCTCCGGAACCCGCCAGAGGAAAACCTGGAATCGATCAGTCGCAGCGACAATAGCTGTTGTTTTTGTCGCACTATACCTTGCCATCATCGGATCCTGAGGCAATCAGGTCATCATTGAAGGGGTTCCTGTAGGGGTTCAGTGGGTTGCAGCGCGGGCGTTGTGTGCTCAAGTTCCTTACCAGTCGGTGTCCAAAACGACGGCTGTGTGACCTCGGCACAATGGGATGCGCTCAGGGAGCTTGCCCCGTTCCTCAAGAGGAATAATCGCAAAAGCTCCGCCACCACCTGCTTCCCAATTGACCGCAATATGTTTTGGGTTGACCTATATGCACCGTAAGACCGGGTTCGCCAGTGAAACGTCAGGGGTGTTGCGGAAGGAAAAACACACACCTTAAGAAGGTTGGTATCCCAAGCGTTTCGGGAGACTCGAAGGTTGTCGAAACATTGATCCTGCAAAAGTCAGAATAGGGAgatcggggggggggggtatagGAGGGGTAGCCTTTACCTTTCTCGTCGATCGCCCAAAGACGTGGCCTGTAACGGTCAGCGGGGAGGCGCAATTTAGATTAAAGAAGGAACTCACGATATTTAGAGGAACGAACAAAACGCCCGGACATGATTACCAAGTATTCAAATGAAAAAGTTGAGCAAACAAAAAAGTAGAGCAAGGAAAAAGGAGTAAGTGAAAGAGACGTTGGAGAAGCTCAAGCAACGGGGCTACTGGGGCCGCCGCTGTTTCGGGAATCCGAGTGGAGGTAAAGGCGCCCCACGAATTGTCAACTAATTTAGGAACGACTTTGAAAGGAGTCAATGGAGAACAGGAGGAAGTGTTATATGACATTGTACTCTCTGATCTTCAGATTGTTCTTCTTTCATATTGAACCTTACAGCCTTTCATCCTTGATCTAGGATGGATCACGTGTTGTGATACAATACTGTTTTATGGTAATACGAATACAGCCCAGTTGATGCCATTGCCGGATCTGGATTAGCTTCGTACACCTGCTTGAGTCAACAATCTTTGTTTACTTTGCATCTCGTCCCTCCAGAAACCAATTTGCGCTCATTTGACGCCCATGCTTCCAAGGTCACTGCCTAGACCATTTATTGGCATGTCCTCTACCTGCTGGTTCCATCTCAACTCGCTAACGTTAAGTCCTAGCGGCCAACACAGACAGTGGCTGGACGTGAGCTCCTCCTTCTCGCCCGGATACTCTATTCGCCGGTAACCTGGCGGTCAACGAATCCCAACATGGAGGGTGAAAACAGAGTAAATACCCCACTTTAGGTCTCAGTTACATCGGAGGTTATGGGCGTACAACTGACCATCTTCAGCCCAGGACCAGGTCGTCTACTCGGACGCGCCTACCACAGGCCGGCCTACGTGAGGCCACCTCTGCAACAACCAACTCGCGCTCCGGCATCATGGCGCCAGGTACAATCGCAAACAAGGCCATGAACATCTCGCGTATGGAAGACACTGAACCGTTGGCGCAACATGAACTGACTGCGCCGGAAGCAACCTGTCCGAAAACCTCAAACCCGGAAACAAGGAGACCTGGACCTGTCACCCGACCACCTAATTCAACGAGCAAGGCGCATAGCCGAGGAAACTCATACTCATCTTCAACTATCTCCCGGCCGACCGTACCTGCATCTCGCACAACCAACggctccttctcctcaacTATCGGCCCTGGCGCGCGTCCAGCATCGGCAATGTCCCGGCATCAATCGTCCTTCAACGGCCGCAAACCCATCGGTGCATCGATTCCACGCGCTGCGAGTGCGTTGGATACCCATATGGAAGACGTCTCACCCAGCGTGCTAGGAAAGCGAAAGGGTATGCCACAATTTCCCTTGTCTCCCAGTCGAATCCCTTCTTGCCCCGTTGGACCCACATCCCCCGTAATGGATGATGGTTGGGATGGGTTTGGTGAATTGACAGCGCTCTCTGAGTCCGAGAAACCTGTCTCTTTTCCAAATCCCTCCAACCTAGTAACTGTCCCCGTGTTGCCCAGTACCCCATTTCGAGAAATTTCCTTCCCAAAGTCACCCGGATGTGTGCagtcctcctcgtcctcttcttttttcaCTGCACCCCCCCAAACCCTATCACATTACCAACGGCGTTCTGTCAAGAAACCCTCACACCCCGCATTTTTGACCAAAGGTTCTTCGATCAGAAGTTTTGACAATATCACAGGCCCGGAATGGGATCAAGCCTCTCGCGAAAAGAGCATAGAGGGATTGATGCAAACTTTCATGGCCCAGGTAAATCAACAAGGTCAAGCAAGCTCTGGTCTCAAGGAGACGGTTGATTTGTACAAGTCAAGGGGTAGGTTTAGTCGGATCAAGGGCTATAGTGAGACGAATCTAATCTTTTCATCTAGTCAACGAGCTCGAAGCCTCTCGGGATGAGTTGAAAGAACTCAACATTACCCAGCGTGTGGAACTAGACTCGCTGCGAAACCAGTTACGTACGGCAGAGCAGGCTCGTAAAGAGGACAAGCGAGAGCACGAAATCGCCATGGACGATCTTTACCAACGTCAGCGCATTGAATTGGATTCTCTCCAACAACAATGCAGGAAAGAAGTCGCCACAATCACTGACCGACATCAAGAGGAAGTTCGCGACCTGAAACGACGATTTGATCGTGATCTCGAAGACGAGAAAGCAGCACAACTAAGCGCGCTCGGCAAGCTGACCTCCCAATCTGCACTTGATACCCAGAAGTCACAAATTGAATTGGAAAGGAGGGACCGGGAAATTACAACATTGCACGATGGGCTACAGGTCCTGAAGGCGGAACTCGATCGCGAACGAAGAACTGTCCACGAACTCAAAC
The nucleotide sequence above comes from Penicillium digitatum chromosome 1, complete sequence. Encoded proteins:
- a CDS encoding E3 ubiquitin-protein ligase RBBP6, whose protein sequence is MAVADVSGLMDIASTLVQEEIPFKLRCAICNKLAVNAFRLPCCDQSICETCQASLSDTCPVCTHTPVSPDLCKPNKALRTTLKAFLRTKEKKREKDRQSVAPLTPSNVTPADKNIPAEDITPDQNGAKSVAAVYIKAPVSPHPTEHTESKPQEPGPDTPAPETAGESIPQRSVPDSVNQLAQPEATGDQLNGTEAALESTTEDAAVNETPLNGEPVPPPEGTPGDSVTTSMTSNMAGNFPAMGWNGIGMNPFMAGMFNYPNTMGMPMGMDPMASQGMYGMNMTGMGMNTGMNYNGGMYGSLGWDASQQNNNMWQGGQNKFNPNAFANGTGPPYGGAFGGSNMSAYPSHSDYQSGYYGGYGRGGYRGRGRGQFHGSGRGGFGPMQGHFRQGSNSGYPNQNQSIANGLTGTQMDAQGNVQTIEIAPESGETGPDVPGNPDDIPTGTTDQPQGIPTIDSLDNSVPTGPGYGQMSNGYGQYRYSRYGQERGPGVEGAPAAPRAMRQGLPNTSVLRQRGFQIQGRASISCEPTEDNRPRAASNAPSQRGQSRSQSPTQNPVSRPRSPSVNGTEDDRVSRHGAETKRLDRVDELQSNARQSRSPSHTSSRPSSRRRHHDSDRERDRRTNHRSQRTRRHRSRSRSSSRNGDFRPSGRLEKTAEKEGSNGRTKASSEAPESRDLASQISSTYHSTKDRGSRREDDRSREQDRDLRRRDRDRDRDRRGRDRDSDRERRRDSDRDKDRTSERDRDRPRERDRGRDRDRDRKRSRRDRSPSVTGVDHPQARRVKRGDEDRSRDTNGDSTKRAEPDKDPYTLEREARNKERLEREQQHREKAKSGRRRDGRQDRVVAGRRINYKYEDEL
- a CDS encoding Retinoic acid induced 16-like protein codes for the protein MDFWSRLIGGSRAVPKKSSKATSPTERLTAFKRACNALQQIWRSTNNPSGEQSVTHTRMYVERLNSILSEEARGPAPHPCVAYAASSQVFVTVTKLALSFHDEGVVRSATVFFDTLIDAEVDGVVDNRLFARAMVDLVRRAEKTSDEIEGRLVELLFGIANNIRLQPDILPAWFVPRVSPVAQDNDSQALSGTEFAGATRKDEFPLFYLLVDYVHHEGRAGDFARTGLLYLIETASRSKNLEKWLIESDLATLMATGLGALYSQLGHLSFASTAEDDNLPHIVVLSDHAKEETALQPTLGQTMDAFMSYLLFWQDTIDHCKSAEVNDTLLDHFQVLFLEQLLYPSLLESSDVAGGSTAAVLTYMCRILESIDQGELVHRILHFLLASSPQPEEQMDMSASRRKSLDVLAALASEAAQPSPSLFNLRDLALLGLHSSNSQTVLATLRLLNTVLQRHHLFARALIHTIPTQPANQRPVGALNAELEQLLVMGTSLVEDPTLNESYDNYVADATCVLESRLCLPVSSMEEDEVTLPLPLQLQQDDPIVQALFVCLESFFTNSVIVNLALTGVFMSLASSHLFSLDGWVLVDPNHYEAPSSDKSDNGFDYVRRAYQAPNWPATAAPTLILALQQLVDQAQQWQRELPDFNVLVAARRELLHQDDRPQTPVRSREPSEHPTSSTNRSHPSNPGSPDASTLASRGRSSYSVNSAPIFSSRDRDGSSVPSESRGSSNARAVAAEALRQRLATPFPPTPADPQSPSTEDGASGSEDTKDAPVATLGHVLTNVVILYEFILELSAVVQVRGSLFEEAGYDCN
- a CDS encoding Histone-fold, whose product is MARRSSRLAQSDHAPTPEPMPEAIQPMPEVFQPIPEPIAMAPVPAVAPEMEEEIPPAPPTAGIEVKTKFPVARIKRIMQADEDVGKVAQVTPIAVSKALELFMISLVTKAAQEAKDRNSKRVTASHLKQAVAKDEVLDFLADIIAKVPDQPASRKHEDDGSDQNEGRRKRGGRRPKDESD